The following proteins are encoded in a genomic region of Pyxicephalus adspersus chromosome 9, UCB_Pads_2.0, whole genome shotgun sequence:
- the IL34 gene encoding interleukin-34 isoform X3 has product MEGRLLCFLCVLVLGRAAVINHCNLIQTLQEKLLYDNRVLFMREYFPKDYKLYVKYEEVLRCQNITTLQIDKKITVEELRYLWGIVNEAALQTIEGVLPQKHPTRPYIMELQAIFKNLLGNTKEEEASDPIRDILYRLNQSEDTAKVKAVPPKALLDNCYKVLYALYEDECALCEPSILMTL; this is encoded by the exons ATGGAGGGACGACTTCTATGCTTTCTAT GTGTCCTGGTCCTGGGCCGAGCCGCCGTCATCAACCACTGCAACTTAATACAAACTTTACAGGAAAAGCTCTTGTATGATAACCGGGTATTATTCATG AGGGAATATTTCCCTAAAGACTACAAGCTGTATGTGAAGTATGAAGAGGTCCTCCGATGCCAGAACATCACCACCCTG CAGATCGATAAGAAGATCACGGTGGAGGAGTTGCGCTATCTGTGGGGCATCGTCAATGAGGCCGCCCTGCAGACCATAGAGGGCGTGCTGCCCCAGAAACACCCCACTCGCCCGTATATCATGGAACTGCAGGCAATATTCAAAAACTTGCTGGGGAACACCAAG GAGGAAGAGGCAAGCGACCCAATCAGGGACATTCTTTACAGGCTAAACCAATCAGAAGACACGGCCAAGGTCAAGGCGGTGCCACCCAAAGCCCTGCTGGACAACTGTTACAAAGTTCTGTACGCCCTGTATGAGGATGAATGCGCCCTATGTGAGCCCAG CATTTTAATGACGCTGTGA
- the IL34 gene encoding interleukin-34 isoform X2, with protein MEGRLLCFLCVLVLGRAAVINHCNLIQTLQEKLLYDNRVLFMREYFPKDYKLYVKYEEVLRCQNITTLIDKKITVEELRYLWGIVNEAALQTIEGVLPQKHPTRPYIMELQAIFKNLLGNTKEEEASDPIRDILYRLNQSEDTAKVKAVPPKALLDNCYKVLYALYEDECALCEPRSDEDGALCSNETFPALSRTPCKSS; from the exons ATGGAGGGACGACTTCTATGCTTTCTAT GTGTCCTGGTCCTGGGCCGAGCCGCCGTCATCAACCACTGCAACTTAATACAAACTTTACAGGAAAAGCTCTTGTATGATAACCGGGTATTATTCATG AGGGAATATTTCCCTAAAGACTACAAGCTGTATGTGAAGTATGAAGAGGTCCTCCGATGCCAGAACATCACCACCCTG ATCGATAAGAAGATCACGGTGGAGGAGTTGCGCTATCTGTGGGGCATCGTCAATGAGGCCGCCCTGCAGACCATAGAGGGCGTGCTGCCCCAGAAACACCCCACTCGCCCGTATATCATGGAACTGCAGGCAATATTCAAAAACTTGCTGGGGAACACCAAG GAGGAAGAGGCAAGCGACCCAATCAGGGACATTCTTTACAGGCTAAACCAATCAGAAGACACGGCCAAGGTCAAGGCGGTGCCACCCAAAGCCCTGCTGGACAACTGTTACAAAGTTCTGTACGCCCTGTATGAGGATGAATGCGCCCTATGTGAGCCCAGGTCAGATGAGGACGGCGCACTTTGCTCTAAtgaaacatttcccgcacttTCTAGAACTCCTTGTAAGAGCTCCTAG
- the IL34 gene encoding interleukin-34 isoform X1, which produces MEGRLLCFLCVLVLGRAAVINHCNLIQTLQEKLLYDNRVLFMREYFPKDYKLYVKYEEVLRCQNITTLQIDKKITVEELRYLWGIVNEAALQTIEGVLPQKHPTRPYIMELQAIFKNLLGNTKEEEASDPIRDILYRLNQSEDTAKVKAVPPKALLDNCYKVLYALYEDECALCEPRSDEDGALCSNETFPALSRTPCKSS; this is translated from the exons ATGGAGGGACGACTTCTATGCTTTCTAT GTGTCCTGGTCCTGGGCCGAGCCGCCGTCATCAACCACTGCAACTTAATACAAACTTTACAGGAAAAGCTCTTGTATGATAACCGGGTATTATTCATG AGGGAATATTTCCCTAAAGACTACAAGCTGTATGTGAAGTATGAAGAGGTCCTCCGATGCCAGAACATCACCACCCTG CAGATCGATAAGAAGATCACGGTGGAGGAGTTGCGCTATCTGTGGGGCATCGTCAATGAGGCCGCCCTGCAGACCATAGAGGGCGTGCTGCCCCAGAAACACCCCACTCGCCCGTATATCATGGAACTGCAGGCAATATTCAAAAACTTGCTGGGGAACACCAAG GAGGAAGAGGCAAGCGACCCAATCAGGGACATTCTTTACAGGCTAAACCAATCAGAAGACACGGCCAAGGTCAAGGCGGTGCCACCCAAAGCCCTGCTGGACAACTGTTACAAAGTTCTGTACGCCCTGTATGAGGATGAATGCGCCCTATGTGAGCCCAGGTCAGATGAGGACGGCGCACTTTGCTCTAAtgaaacatttcccgcacttTCTAGAACTCCTTGTAAGAGCTCCTAG